A region of Microbacterium suwonense DNA encodes the following proteins:
- the ehuC gene encoding ectoine/hydroxyectoine ABC transporter permease subunit EhuC — protein sequence MIENLEGLQRALPHLLEGLYITLVLTVCGALLAFVIAIGLGLLARFENVLLRGFARLVIEVFRGTSLLVQLFFLFFVLPLPPFNLELPPVLVGVVGLGLNYGAYGAEVVRGSINSVPRGQWEATTALSLSRLQRMWRVIFPQAWALMLPSLANLLIQLLKGTAVVYLITIVDLTAELNKLRIDTDVFFAYSLGLVVYFVIAYLLTLVMNALEARAKHRLGQGTRLREAVAAPTVETSGGAL from the coding sequence GTGATCGAGAATCTCGAAGGACTCCAGCGGGCGCTGCCGCACCTGCTCGAGGGGCTGTACATCACCCTCGTGCTCACCGTGTGCGGCGCCCTGCTGGCGTTCGTCATCGCGATCGGTCTGGGCCTGCTCGCCCGGTTCGAGAACGTGCTGCTGCGCGGCTTCGCCCGCCTGGTGATCGAGGTGTTCCGCGGCACCTCGCTGCTCGTGCAGCTGTTCTTCCTGTTCTTCGTCCTGCCGCTGCCGCCGTTCAACCTCGAGCTGCCACCGGTGCTCGTCGGCGTGGTCGGCCTCGGCCTGAACTACGGAGCGTACGGTGCCGAGGTTGTGCGCGGATCGATCAACTCCGTGCCCCGAGGTCAGTGGGAGGCCACCACGGCGCTCAGCCTGTCTCGCCTCCAGCGGATGTGGCGTGTCATCTTCCCGCAGGCCTGGGCACTCATGCTGCCCTCGCTCGCCAATCTTCTGATCCAGCTGCTGAAGGGCACCGCGGTGGTGTACCTCATCACGATCGTCGACCTCACCGCCGAGCTGAACAAGCTCCGCATCGACACCGATGTGTTCTTCGCCTACTCGCTCGGGCTGGTCGTCTATTTCGTGATCGCCTATCTGCTGACACTCGTGATGAATGCGCTCGAAGCCCGCGCGAAGCACCGCCTCGGCCAGGGCACACGGCTGCGCGAGGCCGTCGCCGCCCCCACGGTCGAGACCTCGGGAGGTGCACTGTGA
- the ehuD gene encoding ectoine/hydroxyectoine ABC transporter permease subunit EhuD, with amino-acid sequence MNDDRVIWNWEHVAAALPDMLWTFLTVTLLVTVLGSAIAAVLGLVIALARRSAPRPIAAVLTFAMNFVRMTPLIVQLLFVYHAFTKVPPLTLGVIIFGIHYATYMAEVYRAGIDSVPRGQWEATTALSMSPGRTWTAVIIPQALRSTVPALGNYVISMFKETPFLAVITVTDMVRAAQEYGGSHFRFIEVITMAGILFLLASYPTSLLIGRLEKRLVYAT; translated from the coding sequence GTGAACGACGATCGAGTGATCTGGAACTGGGAGCACGTCGCCGCTGCATTGCCCGACATGCTGTGGACCTTCCTCACCGTCACACTCCTGGTGACCGTGCTCGGCAGCGCCATCGCCGCCGTGCTGGGCCTGGTCATCGCACTCGCCCGCAGGAGCGCACCGCGGCCGATCGCTGCCGTGCTGACGTTCGCGATGAACTTCGTCCGCATGACTCCGCTGATCGTGCAGCTGCTGTTCGTCTACCACGCGTTCACGAAGGTTCCGCCGCTCACACTGGGTGTGATCATCTTCGGCATCCACTATGCGACCTACATGGCCGAGGTGTACCGGGCCGGCATCGACTCGGTGCCGCGCGGGCAGTGGGAGGCGACCACGGCGCTGTCGATGTCGCCGGGGCGCACCTGGACTGCGGTGATCATCCCGCAGGCGCTGCGTTCGACCGTGCCCGCCCTGGGCAACTACGTCATCTCGATGTTCAAGGAGACGCCGTTCCTGGCGGTCATCACCGTGACCGACATGGTGCGCGCCGCTCAGGAATACGGCGGATCGCATTTCCGGTTCATCGAAGTCATCACCATGGCGGGGATCCTCTTCCTCCTCGCCAGCTACCCGACTTCCCTGCTCATCGGGCGATTGGAGAAGCGTCTTGTCTATGCAACCTGA
- a CDS encoding endonuclease domain-containing protein, translating into MIDPQLLIDRLGGVAPGTSLQEFGVSRMRLTKSVRAGDIQRLRPGVFATNVAHPSEREAALHGGPLTCSSALQRHGVWVMAGDGPPHVWVGRRGRAHPHAGCRCISHYFRGASTFGKVDVVTALIHLHRCEGEESFFASMESALRLRLISDASRRRIRAALPQHARWLVDLARTDADSGLESLLRLRMHQLGIRLDTQIVIDGVGRVDFVIGGRLIIEVDGKENHDGRSNRHKDLARDAAASAAGYETLRFDYAQIVYDWPVVQSAILAALTRMAERA; encoded by the coding sequence ATGATCGATCCACAGTTGCTCATCGACCGGCTCGGCGGCGTCGCACCGGGAACCTCGTTGCAGGAGTTCGGTGTCAGCCGCATGCGGCTCACCAAATCGGTCCGCGCCGGCGACATCCAGCGGCTGCGCCCCGGGGTGTTCGCCACCAACGTCGCGCATCCTTCGGAACGTGAAGCCGCACTCCATGGGGGTCCGCTGACCTGCTCGTCGGCCCTTCAGCGACACGGCGTGTGGGTGATGGCTGGAGATGGACCGCCACATGTGTGGGTCGGTCGCCGCGGGCGCGCCCATCCTCACGCAGGATGCCGATGCATCAGCCACTATTTTCGCGGGGCGTCCACATTCGGCAAGGTCGACGTCGTGACGGCTCTCATTCACCTGCATCGCTGCGAGGGCGAGGAGTCGTTCTTCGCATCGATGGAGTCCGCGCTGCGGCTCCGGCTGATCTCCGACGCGTCACGCCGTCGCATCCGAGCCGCGCTCCCCCAGCATGCCCGTTGGCTCGTCGATCTGGCACGCACCGACGCCGACAGCGGACTGGAATCGCTTCTCCGACTGCGGATGCACCAACTCGGCATCCGTTTAGACACTCAGATCGTGATCGACGGAGTCGGCAGAGTGGACTTCGTCATCGGCGGGCGGCTGATCATCGAGGTCGACGGCAAAGAGAATCATGATGGCCGATCGAACCGGCACAAGGATCTTGCGCGCGATGCTGCAGCATCTGCTGCGGGGTACGAGACCCTGCGCTTCGACTACGCCCAGATCGTCTATGACTGGCCGGTGGTCCAGTCCGCGATACTCGCTGCCCTGACCCGCATGGCAGAGCGCGCGTAG
- a CDS encoding 4-hydroxy-3-methylbut-2-enyl diphosphate reductase has product MSATVVRLPEPPRPARRSAPLENRPVDGAKRVLLAAPRGYCAGVDRAVVAVEKALERYGSPVYVRKQIVHNIHVVTELEQKGAIFVDEVDEVPEGAHIVFSAHGVSPMVVQAASDRQLHAIDATCPLVTKVHREAVRFARDDYEILLIGHDGHEEVEGTAGHAPDRVTIVNSPEEADTVQVKDPSKVVWLSQTTLSVDETMETVNRLRTRFPELHNPPSDDICYATQNRQVAIKKVAKEADLVIVVGSANSSNSVRLVEVALEYGAKAAYRVDYADEVEQDWLDGVRTVGVTSGASVPEVLVREVLEALGEAGYRDVEEVRTAEEDLMFSLPKELRHDASGKRDERALGGRSSR; this is encoded by the coding sequence GTGAGTGCAACCGTCGTCAGGCTCCCTGAGCCGCCGCGCCCAGCCCGCCGTTCCGCGCCGTTGGAGAACCGTCCCGTGGACGGCGCGAAGCGGGTGCTGCTGGCGGCTCCGCGCGGGTACTGCGCCGGTGTCGACCGTGCGGTCGTGGCCGTCGAGAAGGCGCTGGAGCGCTACGGCTCGCCGGTGTACGTGCGCAAGCAGATCGTGCACAACATCCACGTCGTCACCGAGCTCGAGCAGAAGGGCGCGATCTTCGTCGACGAGGTCGATGAGGTGCCCGAAGGGGCGCACATCGTCTTCAGCGCGCACGGCGTCTCGCCGATGGTCGTGCAGGCAGCATCCGATCGTCAGCTGCATGCGATCGATGCGACTTGCCCGCTGGTGACCAAGGTGCATCGTGAGGCCGTGCGCTTCGCGCGCGACGACTACGAGATCCTGCTGATCGGCCACGACGGGCACGAAGAGGTCGAGGGAACGGCCGGTCATGCGCCCGACCGCGTCACGATCGTGAACTCGCCCGAAGAGGCCGACACCGTGCAGGTGAAGGATCCTTCGAAGGTGGTGTGGCTGTCGCAGACTACGCTCTCGGTCGACGAGACGATGGAGACCGTGAACCGCCTGCGCACGCGATTCCCGGAGCTGCACAATCCGCCGTCGGATGACATCTGCTACGCAACCCAGAACCGTCAGGTTGCGATCAAGAAGGTCGCCAAGGAGGCAGACCTGGTGATCGTGGTCGGATCGGCGAACTCCTCGAACAGCGTGCGCCTGGTCGAGGTCGCGCTGGAGTACGGGGCGAAGGCCGCCTACCGCGTCGACTACGCCGACGAGGTGGAGCAGGACTGGCTGGACGGCGTGCGCACGGTGGGCGTCACCAGCGGCGCCTCGGTGCCCGAAGTTCTCGTGCGCGAGGTGCTCGAGGCGCTCGGCGAGGCGGGCTATCGCGACGTCGAAGAGGTGCGCACGGCCGAGGAGGATCTGATGTTCTCCCTGCCCAAGGAGTTGCGTCATGATGCCAGCGGCAAGCGCGACGAGCGCGCCCTGGGCGGACGCTCCAGCCGCTGA
- the xseA gene encoding exodeoxyribonuclease VII large subunit, which yields MTAFEASAIPGEPPPADSVAPRDSTADAPTSVARLNGTIRDFIARWNTVWVEGEITSWNLRGGNVFARLKDVRSDAQISIRVWSSVRARIPADLAVGDHVVAAVKADYFVKGGDFSFIVSTMKHVGLGDQLEKLEKLRAQLRQEGLFESARKKPLPFLPRRIGLITGERSDAEKDVLRNAELRWPQVRFRTEYAAVQGDRCVPETLVALQRLDADPEVDVIIIARGGGDPQTLLGFSDERLVRAVAAASTPVVSAIGHENDHPLLDDVADLRASTPTDAAKRVVPDVGEQRALIAQLRARATSRLTQRIAHDISQLEQLRSRPVLRTPDPIIEDRAHEIWLLASRGRDTLTRRLDAAGRTTAELRASLRALSPAATLARGYAIAHLDDGRILSDAADAPSGTPMTVTVDRGSLRARSEGQIAEAE from the coding sequence ATGACCGCCTTCGAAGCATCCGCGATCCCGGGTGAGCCACCGCCGGCCGATTCCGTCGCCCCGCGCGATTCGACGGCCGATGCGCCCACCTCGGTCGCGCGGCTGAACGGCACAATCCGCGACTTCATCGCCCGGTGGAACACTGTGTGGGTGGAGGGCGAGATCACGTCCTGGAACCTGCGTGGCGGCAACGTGTTTGCACGCCTGAAGGACGTGCGCTCGGATGCGCAGATCTCGATCCGGGTGTGGTCGAGCGTGCGCGCGCGCATCCCCGCCGACCTCGCCGTCGGAGACCACGTCGTCGCGGCGGTGAAGGCCGACTACTTCGTCAAGGGCGGCGACTTCAGCTTCATCGTCTCGACGATGAAACACGTGGGCCTCGGCGACCAGCTGGAGAAGCTGGAGAAGCTGCGCGCGCAGCTGCGGCAGGAGGGCCTGTTCGAGTCCGCTCGCAAGAAGCCGCTGCCGTTCCTGCCGCGCCGCATCGGCCTGATCACGGGCGAGAGATCGGATGCCGAGAAGGACGTGCTGCGCAACGCCGAGCTGCGCTGGCCGCAGGTGCGCTTCCGCACCGAGTACGCCGCCGTGCAGGGGGATCGCTGCGTTCCGGAGACGCTGGTCGCTCTGCAGCGGCTGGATGCCGATCCCGAAGTCGATGTGATCATCATCGCCCGCGGCGGTGGCGACCCGCAGACGCTGCTCGGCTTCAGCGATGAGCGCCTGGTGCGGGCGGTCGCCGCGGCATCCACCCCCGTCGTCAGTGCCATCGGCCACGAGAACGACCACCCCCTGCTGGACGACGTCGCTGACCTGCGCGCGTCGACGCCGACGGATGCCGCAAAGCGGGTCGTCCCGGATGTCGGCGAGCAGCGCGCCCTGATCGCCCAGCTTCGGGCCCGCGCGACCTCGCGGCTGACGCAGCGCATCGCGCACGACATCAGCCAGCTCGAGCAGTTGCGCTCACGCCCGGTGCTGCGCACCCCCGACCCGATCATCGAAGACCGCGCGCACGAGATCTGGCTTCTGGCCTCCCGCGGCCGCGACACCCTCACCCGCCGTCTGGATGCCGCCGGCCGCACCACCGCCGAGCTGCGCGCCTCGCTGCGCGCCCTCTCCCCCGCGGCCACCCTGGCGCGCGGATACGCGATCGCACACCTCGACGACGGCCGCATCCTCAGCGATGCCGCCGACGCCCCGTCTGGCACGCCGATGACGGTCACGGTCGACCGGGGCTCGCTCCGCGCACGCTCGGAGGGACAGATCGCCGAAGCGGAGTGA
- a CDS encoding exodeoxyribonuclease VII small subunit: MDAVTASNELPVESLSFEAARDELVRVVAELEQGSPTLEHSLALWERGEALAARCEEWLLGAKRRLEAARDAASAGEAE, from the coding sequence ATGGATGCTGTGACTGCGTCCAACGAGCTCCCTGTGGAGTCGCTGTCGTTCGAGGCCGCCCGCGACGAACTCGTGCGCGTGGTCGCCGAGCTCGAACAGGGCTCTCCCACCCTCGAGCACTCCCTGGCCCTCTGGGAGCGCGGCGAGGCGCTCGCGGCTCGCTGCGAGGAGTGGCTGCTGGGCGCGAAGCGCCGCCTCGAGGCCGCCCGCGATGCGGCATCCGCCGGAGAAGCCGAATGA
- a CDS encoding class II fumarate hydratase: MTESEFRIEHDTMGEVRVPVNALYSAQTQRAVENFPISGSGLESAQIAALARIKKAAALANKELGTLDGAIADAIAQAADEVVTGKHDGEFPIDVYQTGSGTSSNMNMNEVLANLASSILGSAVHPNDHVNASQSSNDVFPTSVHVAVTQALIDDLIPSLDHLAVAFEAKAEEWKTVVKSGRTHLMDATPVTLGQEFGGYARQMRLGIERVQAALPRVAEVPLGGTAVGTGINTPLGFPQKVIALLAAETELPVTEAKDHFEAQANRDGLVEASGALRTIAVSLTKINNDLRWMGSGPNTGLAEIHLPDLQPGSSIMPGKVNPVIPEAVLMVCARVIGNDATIAWGGASGAFELNVAIPVMGTALLESIRLLANATRVLADKTVDGLVANVERAAALAGMSPSTVTPLNKLIGYEAAAKIAKHAVAKGITVRDAVIELGYVERSEITEAQLDEKLDLLSMTHAG; this comes from the coding sequence GTGACTGAGTCCGAATTCCGCATCGAGCACGACACCATGGGTGAAGTGCGTGTTCCCGTGAACGCGCTGTACAGCGCGCAGACGCAGCGTGCCGTGGAGAACTTCCCGATCTCGGGAAGCGGCCTCGAGTCTGCGCAGATCGCGGCGCTCGCCCGTATCAAGAAGGCGGCGGCGCTCGCGAACAAGGAGCTCGGCACGCTCGACGGCGCCATCGCCGATGCGATCGCACAGGCCGCCGACGAGGTCGTCACCGGCAAGCACGACGGCGAGTTCCCGATCGATGTCTACCAGACCGGGTCGGGTACCTCATCGAACATGAACATGAACGAGGTGCTGGCGAACCTGGCATCCTCGATCCTCGGCTCCGCCGTGCACCCGAACGACCACGTCAACGCCTCGCAGTCGTCGAACGATGTGTTCCCCACGTCGGTGCACGTCGCCGTCACCCAGGCTCTGATCGACGACCTCATCCCCTCACTCGACCACCTCGCCGTCGCCTTCGAGGCCAAGGCCGAGGAGTGGAAGACCGTCGTCAAGTCCGGCCGTACGCACCTGATGGACGCCACCCCGGTCACGCTCGGCCAGGAGTTCGGCGGCTACGCCCGCCAGATGCGCCTCGGCATCGAGCGCGTGCAGGCGGCGCTCCCCCGCGTGGCTGAAGTCCCGCTCGGCGGCACCGCCGTGGGCACCGGCATCAACACGCCCCTCGGCTTCCCGCAGAAGGTCATCGCGCTGCTTGCCGCCGAGACCGAGCTGCCGGTCACCGAGGCGAAGGATCACTTCGAGGCTCAGGCCAACCGCGACGGCCTGGTCGAGGCATCCGGCGCGCTGCGCACCATCGCCGTCTCGCTGACGAAGATCAACAACGACCTGCGGTGGATGGGTTCGGGACCGAACACGGGTCTCGCCGAGATCCACCTGCCCGATCTCCAGCCGGGTTCGTCGATCATGCCAGGCAAGGTCAACCCGGTCATCCCGGAGGCCGTGCTGATGGTGTGCGCGCGCGTGATCGGCAACGACGCCACGATCGCCTGGGGCGGCGCCTCGGGTGCATTCGAGCTGAATGTCGCCATTCCCGTGATGGGCACGGCACTGCTGGAGTCGATCCGCCTACTCGCCAACGCGACGCGCGTGCTGGCGGACAAGACCGTCGACGGCCTGGTGGCCAACGTCGAGCGCGCGGCCGCGCTGGCGGGCATGAGCCCGTCGACCGTCACCCCGCTGAACAAGCTCATCGGCTACGAGGCCGCGGCGAAGATCGCCAAGCACGCCGTGGCGAAGGGCATCACCGTGCGCGATGCCGTGATCGAGCTCGGCTACGTGGAGCGCAGCGAGATCACCGAGGCCCAGCTGGACGAGAAGCTCGACCTGCTGAGCATGACCCACGCCGGCTGA
- a CDS encoding DUF4245 family protein: protein MSRKPGIVAELGRPETPQETADRKAESSRVYRSSQSFRNLIAALLVTVAVVAVIVLAVPRGEPTTTPPIDVAKIAADVASTSERPVIVPETGDFWRVNAARLEGGATRVWSVTLAPAGEKERGFIKLGQAFDADVTWAPQVTGGMAPTGTEDIDGITWDVFDLGDRGSANVTYALGTQAGHDYVLIYGSRSADSTKKLAESLTAQLSDLKEAG from the coding sequence ATGAGCCGCAAACCGGGGATCGTCGCAGAGCTCGGACGGCCCGAGACCCCGCAGGAGACCGCCGACCGCAAGGCGGAGTCCAGCCGTGTCTACCGGTCGAGTCAGAGCTTCAGGAACCTGATCGCCGCGCTGCTGGTCACCGTCGCCGTGGTCGCCGTCATCGTGCTGGCCGTCCCGCGCGGCGAGCCGACCACGACGCCACCGATCGACGTGGCGAAGATCGCCGCCGATGTCGCGTCGACCTCGGAGCGGCCAGTGATCGTGCCCGAGACCGGGGACTTCTGGCGTGTCAACGCGGCCAGGCTCGAAGGAGGCGCCACCCGGGTGTGGAGCGTGACGCTCGCACCCGCCGGCGAGAAGGAGCGCGGCTTCATCAAGCTGGGACAGGCCTTCGACGCCGATGTCACCTGGGCTCCGCAGGTCACCGGTGGCATGGCTCCCACCGGCACCGAGGACATCGACGGCATCACCTGGGACGTCTTCGACCTCGGTGATCGCGGCTCCGCCAACGTCACCTACGCGCTCGGCACCCAGGCCGGCCACGACTACGTGCTGATCTACGGATCCCGCTCCGCGGACTCGACGAAGAAGCTTGCTGAATCCCTGACCGCACAGTTGAGCGACCTGAAGGAGGCCGGATGA
- the ehuA gene encoding ectoine/hydroxyectoine ABC transporter ATP-binding protein EhuA, whose product MQPDTHTGAVTLNDGDVPAIRFDKVEKRFGDHVVLHDLDFTVRKGDRVTLIGPSGSGKTTILRLVMTLEEANSGYIIVDGEPLTHFERDGKRVELKEKHKNEMRKRIGMVFQQFNLFPNMTVLENIIEAPVHVLRQPRDKAIARAHELLQMVGLPDKAQAHPTQLSGGQQQRVAIARALAMEPEILLLDEVTSALDPEVVGEVLNILRDVARNTDVTMLIVTHEMQFARDVSNRVLMFDGGRIVEEGSPEQIFTAPQEQRTRDFLAAVL is encoded by the coding sequence ATGCAACCTGACACTCACACCGGCGCAGTCACGCTGAACGACGGGGATGTCCCCGCCATCCGATTCGACAAGGTCGAGAAGCGCTTCGGCGACCACGTCGTGCTGCACGACCTGGACTTCACCGTGCGCAAGGGCGACCGCGTGACCCTGATCGGACCCAGCGGTTCCGGAAAGACCACGATCCTGCGCCTGGTCATGACCCTCGAGGAGGCGAACAGCGGGTACATCATCGTCGACGGCGAGCCCCTCACCCACTTCGAGCGCGACGGCAAGCGGGTCGAGCTGAAGGAGAAGCACAAGAATGAGATGCGCAAGCGCATCGGCATGGTGTTTCAGCAGTTCAACCTGTTCCCGAACATGACGGTGCTCGAGAACATCATCGAGGCGCCCGTGCACGTGCTGAGGCAGCCGAGAGACAAGGCGATCGCCCGTGCGCACGAGCTGCTGCAGATGGTCGGCCTGCCCGACAAGGCGCAGGCGCACCCCACCCAGCTCTCCGGCGGTCAGCAGCAGCGTGTCGCGATCGCCCGAGCCCTGGCGATGGAACCCGAGATCCTGCTGCTGGACGAGGTGACCAGCGCACTGGATCCCGAGGTGGTCGGCGAGGTGCTCAACATCCTGCGCGACGTCGCACGCAACACCGACGTGACGATGCTGATCGTCACGCACGAGATGCAGTTCGCGCGCGACGTCTCGAATCGGGTGCTGATGTTCGACGGCGGACGGATCGTCGAAGAGGGCTCACCCGAGCAGATCTTCACAGCGCCGCAGGAGCAGCGCACCCGGGACTTCCTCGCAGCGGTGCTCTGA
- a CDS encoding transporter substrate-binding domain-containing protein: protein MSKRTARTALAALGVLTLALAGCASGDNSDNGSSSGSDDSAQTTLEKAQESGTITLAVASERPYSWVDNGEPTGATIALHKEIFGNLGIDDIKVEEVDWNSLIPGLNAGRWDVISAGMSILPERCEQAAFSDPEIMYTTTLAVPAGNPLGLSDLDSVAAADDVTLAVQSSAIEEGYAKDLGITDVIKVDSATAGLEVVESGRADAFALTAVSLNWMTKDNDKLETTGAFVQVIDGVEQIGAGATVFRKEDKDLLEAYNDELAKITGDEQAYLDLVEPFGFTAENLPPADLTTAQLCSGDLG, encoded by the coding sequence AACCGCACTCGCCGCCCTGGGGGTGCTCACCCTCGCCCTCGCCGGATGCGCGTCCGGCGACAACAGTGACAACGGCAGCAGCAGCGGCAGCGATGACAGCGCCCAGACCACCCTGGAGAAGGCTCAGGAGTCCGGCACCATCACGCTCGCCGTGGCATCCGAGCGGCCGTACTCGTGGGTCGACAACGGCGAGCCGACTGGCGCCACGATCGCGTTGCACAAAGAGATCTTCGGCAACCTCGGAATCGACGACATCAAGGTCGAAGAGGTCGACTGGAACTCACTCATCCCCGGCCTGAACGCCGGGCGCTGGGACGTCATCAGCGCTGGCATGTCGATCCTGCCGGAGCGCTGCGAGCAGGCAGCCTTCAGCGACCCCGAGATCATGTACACCACGACTCTCGCCGTGCCCGCAGGCAACCCGCTGGGACTCAGCGACCTCGACTCCGTCGCAGCCGCTGACGACGTGACCCTGGCCGTGCAGTCCAGCGCCATCGAAGAGGGGTACGCCAAGGATCTCGGCATCACCGACGTCATCAAGGTCGACAGCGCGACTGCGGGCCTCGAGGTCGTGGAGTCGGGCCGCGCCGATGCGTTCGCCCTCACCGCGGTCTCACTGAACTGGATGACCAAGGACAACGACAAGCTCGAGACCACCGGCGCATTCGTGCAGGTCATCGACGGCGTCGAGCAGATCGGCGCCGGTGCCACCGTGTTCCGCAAGGAGGACAAGGATCTGCTCGAGGCCTACAACGACGAGCTCGCGAAGATCACCGGCGACGAGCAGGCCTACCTCGACCTGGTCGAGCCGTTCGGCTTCACCGCCGAGAACCTGCCGCCGGCAGACCTGACCACTGCGCAGCTGTGCAGCGGCGACCTCGGCTGA
- a CDS encoding carbonic anhydrase, which translates to MTTTLTPVEAWTKLIEGNRRFVAGESRHPNQDAHRRAEIANGQNPFATFLGCSDSRVAAETLFDVGLGDLFTTRNAGQMVTDSAVASIEFAVALLDVPLLIVLAHDSCGAVGAAVRGTAIDADPIPPKIWKLIAPIVPAARRVLKASGGTSVDDIDPEEVGREHLRSTILGLLASSEIISDAVAEGRLAIVGAKYRLTDGSAVPIAQVGLADSDIPSLAKEQK; encoded by the coding sequence ATGACCACGACACTCACCCCTGTCGAGGCCTGGACGAAGTTGATCGAGGGGAACAGGCGATTCGTCGCCGGCGAGTCCCGTCATCCGAACCAGGACGCGCACCGCCGAGCCGAGATCGCGAACGGTCAGAATCCGTTCGCCACCTTCTTGGGCTGCTCCGACTCGCGCGTCGCCGCGGAGACCCTCTTCGACGTGGGCCTCGGCGACCTGTTCACCACACGCAACGCCGGCCAGATGGTGACGGACTCAGCCGTCGCGAGCATCGAGTTCGCTGTCGCGCTGCTCGACGTGCCGCTTCTGATCGTCCTCGCGCACGACTCGTGCGGTGCGGTCGGCGCAGCGGTGCGCGGAACGGCTATCGACGCCGACCCGATCCCGCCGAAGATCTGGAAGCTGATCGCACCGATCGTCCCGGCAGCACGCCGCGTGCTGAAGGCCTCCGGCGGCACCTCGGTCGATGACATCGACCCCGAAGAGGTCGGACGAGAGCACCTCCGCAGCACCATCCTGGGGTTGCTCGCCTCGTCCGAGATCATCAGCGACGCCGTTGCCGAGGGTCGCCTCGCCATCGTCGGCGCCAAGTACCGCTTGACCGATGGCAGCGCCGTCCCGATCGCCCAGGTCGGCCTCGCCGACTCTGACATCCCCTCTCTCGCAAAGGAGCAGAAGTGA
- a CDS encoding DUF6264 family protein, with amino-acid sequence MSVDQPQYGEYASPEEQRLRAGLPPVEQAPSASAPAAPSPGAAVRAARPANGAGRMITAVLLGIGLVNVLMSIPGFLDLSATLDQTLTMLGAEGSFSNYAAARTWGVIALIVLFAGYALTLWLSVHRIKRGRSSWWLPLVGFVVTMIAVSICISVPMMGDPAFNQILVTPPAG; translated from the coding sequence ATGAGTGTCGATCAGCCGCAGTACGGCGAATACGCGTCGCCGGAAGAGCAGCGGCTGCGTGCGGGCCTTCCGCCCGTGGAGCAGGCTCCGTCGGCATCCGCTCCTGCCGCACCCTCACCCGGCGCAGCCGTGCGCGCTGCGCGGCCGGCGAACGGGGCGGGGCGCATGATCACGGCCGTGCTGCTGGGTATCGGGCTCGTGAACGTGCTCATGTCGATACCCGGGTTCCTCGATCTGTCGGCCACGCTCGATCAGACGTTGACGATGCTGGGTGCTGAGGGATCCTTCTCGAACTATGCCGCGGCGAGGACCTGGGGTGTCATCGCGCTGATCGTGCTGTTCGCCGGCTACGCGCTGACGCTGTGGCTGTCGGTGCACAGGATCAAGCGCGGGCGATCCTCGTGGTGGCTACCGTTGGTGGGCTTCGTCGTGACGATGATCGCCGTGTCGATCTGCATCTCGGTGCCGATGATGGGCGACCCCGCCTTCAACCAGATTCTGGTGACTCCGCCCGCCGGGTAG